The Niastella koreensis GR20-10 genome includes a window with the following:
- a CDS encoding T9SS type A sorting domain-containing protein, with product MIPVPAIRGNKIAMLLFCYASINTSLLRAQCVDTAASPTSSASVSTGASIYSFNNPSNAFISDGNRSIAGSLLQLFGDETTDYLQVKGFGFNIPAAASICGIQATVVRSATNVDLIFHTSSVKDIDVRLMKNGVLTGTNEAATGVEWPLLTDGNASYGSNSDLWGSSWSPADVNNSNFGFSISAKIHGTAALFPAARINYISITVSYLVAVLSQQTLQFQVANGANNSAALSWKMNTADAAVTYTVERSVNSMKWLPLQGVPQQNSNTSLFTFLDAQPLSGQSYYRLKASYTSGEVRYSTILPYEYIDNLFLKCYPNPASTVVQVAGVIAGERVVLTDLCGKLLFLSAPAKNNMIQLDVAHLQPGMYVISARNRKIKIQKK from the coding sequence ATGATTCCAGTACCCGCTATCCGCGGCAACAAGATTGCCATGCTCTTATTTTGCTATGCATCTATCAATACCTCTCTATTAAGGGCTCAGTGTGTTGACACTGCTGCCAGCCCTACGTCTTCAGCGAGCGTATCAACAGGCGCAAGCATTTATTCTTTCAACAACCCGTCGAACGCATTTATCAGTGATGGCAACCGTAGCATTGCCGGATCCCTTCTTCAGTTGTTTGGAGACGAAACAACAGATTACCTGCAGGTAAAAGGTTTTGGGTTTAATATTCCTGCAGCAGCTTCCATTTGTGGCATCCAGGCAACGGTGGTAAGAAGCGCTACCAATGTGGACCTGATATTTCATACTTCGAGCGTAAAAGATATCGATGTGCGCCTAATGAAAAATGGCGTGCTCACCGGTACCAACGAAGCGGCTACAGGAGTGGAATGGCCCCTCCTCACAGATGGCAATGCATCGTATGGAAGTAATAGCGACCTATGGGGCAGCAGCTGGTCGCCGGCAGATGTCAACAATAGCAACTTTGGCTTTTCCATCTCAGCAAAAATTCATGGCACTGCAGCCCTGTTCCCTGCCGCCAGGATCAATTATATCAGTATAACCGTTTCTTATTTAGTAGCTGTATTATCGCAGCAGACTTTACAATTTCAGGTGGCCAATGGCGCCAATAATTCGGCTGCCCTTTCCTGGAAGATGAACACGGCAGATGCAGCAGTTACGTATACTGTTGAACGATCAGTAAATAGTATGAAGTGGTTACCGCTACAAGGCGTACCACAACAGAATAGTAACACATCGCTGTTCACCTTTCTGGATGCGCAACCATTATCCGGTCAATCGTATTACCGGTTAAAAGCCTCCTACACTTCGGGAGAGGTACGGTATTCAACCATATTGCCCTATGAATATATTGATAACCTATTTTTAAAGTGTTATCCCAATCCCGCTTCAACTGTTGTACAGGTAGCGGGTGTTATTGCCGGTGAACGGGTAGTGCTGACAGACCTTTGTGGAAAACTGTTGTTTTTGTCGGCCCCCGCGAAAAATAATATGATACAACTTGATGTGGCTCATTTACAGCCGGGTATGTATGTAATAAGTGCCCGAAACAGGAAAATAAAAATCCAGAAGAAATAA
- a CDS encoding LytR/AlgR family response regulator transcription factor produces MKKAIIVDDEPLARMVVKEYLQNHPSITVMQECNDGFEGMKAIMQHQPDVIFLDIQMPKINGFEMLELVEQPPAVIFTTAFDEYAIKAFESHAVDYLLKPFSQERFDKAIERLTKRDTAVASNNTRDLLDTAAQGPQQNQRIVVKTGNKIKIIPIDEVHYLEAADDYVKIHTKEGAFLKNKTMGHFEKVLNPDQFVRTHRSYMVNVQLVTRIDPYEKESYLAQLKTGAQVPVSKNGYARLKTVLGI; encoded by the coding sequence ATGAAAAAAGCCATTATTGTAGATGATGAGCCTCTGGCCCGGATGGTAGTAAAAGAATACCTGCAAAACCACCCTTCCATTACGGTAATGCAGGAATGTAACGATGGCTTTGAAGGCATGAAGGCGATCATGCAACACCAACCCGATGTGATTTTCCTGGATATTCAAATGCCAAAGATCAACGGGTTTGAAATGCTGGAACTGGTTGAACAACCACCGGCCGTGATCTTCACCACTGCCTTTGATGAATATGCGATCAAGGCGTTTGAAAGCCACGCCGTAGATTATTTGTTAAAGCCTTTTAGCCAGGAACGTTTTGATAAAGCCATCGAGCGCTTAACAAAACGCGATACTGCTGTTGCTTCCAACAATACCCGCGACCTGCTGGATACCGCAGCGCAGGGCCCTCAACAAAACCAGCGCATTGTGGTTAAAACCGGCAATAAAATAAAGATCATCCCTATTGATGAAGTGCATTACCTGGAAGCTGCGGATGATTATGTAAAGATCCATACCAAAGAAGGCGCTTTTCTGAAAAATAAAACCATGGGGCACTTTGAAAAAGTATTGAACCCCGATCAGTTTGTACGCACCCACCGCTCTTATATGGTTAATGTGCAGTTGGTTACCCGAATCGATCCGTATGAAAAAGAAAGCTATCTGGCCCAGTTAAAAACCGGCGCCCAGGTACCGGTTAGCAAAAACGGCTATGCCAGGCTGAAGACTGTTTTAGGCATTTAA
- a CDS encoding sensor histidine kinase, whose product MALSPLGTFKNKIIFVGAWLAWSLMQVKILQDWGLPGKIAAMDSLVSNLLLAAITVLVINNLKYYRPKKGKYIYLIIVCAVKAWLWSAMVKYAMQNIYPAETAYLQFLDRFMSIRFDIALLITLCVALISELFYTLEEQKDSEHRKTDAEKMTREAELYKLRQQLQPHFLFNSLNSISALITIQPAQARKMIQQLSDFLRGTLKKEDNQWISLEDELQHLQLYLDIEKVRFGHRLNTTVLSETCDKLQLPSMLLQPLVENAIKFGLYDTTDTVTISIAATVENNYLVITIQNPFDPETSSPKQGTGFGLSSVQRRLYLLFARNDLLNTRHTDNQFTTVIKIPQPS is encoded by the coding sequence TTGGCACTATCACCACTTGGTACATTCAAGAACAAGATCATTTTCGTAGGAGCCTGGCTTGCCTGGTCGCTGATGCAGGTTAAGATCCTGCAGGACTGGGGCCTGCCCGGAAAGATAGCTGCTATGGACAGCCTGGTGAGCAATTTGTTGCTGGCAGCGATCACCGTTCTTGTTATTAATAACCTTAAGTATTACCGGCCAAAAAAGGGAAAGTATATTTATCTCATCATCGTTTGTGCAGTAAAGGCCTGGTTGTGGAGTGCGATGGTGAAATACGCCATGCAAAACATTTATCCGGCTGAAACCGCGTACCTGCAATTCCTCGACCGGTTTATGTCTATCCGGTTTGACATTGCCTTACTCATCACCTTATGTGTAGCCCTGATCAGTGAATTGTTCTATACCCTGGAAGAACAAAAAGACAGTGAGCACCGGAAAACCGATGCGGAGAAAATGACCCGTGAGGCGGAGTTGTATAAACTGCGTCAACAGTTACAACCCCATTTTTTATTCAACAGCCTGAATTCAATCAGCGCCCTGATAACCATTCAACCGGCCCAGGCGCGTAAAATGATACAACAGTTGTCAGATTTTTTACGTGGCACCCTGAAAAAAGAAGATAACCAGTGGATAAGCCTGGAAGATGAATTACAACATTTACAACTGTATCTCGATATTGAAAAAGTGCGCTTCGGTCACCGGTTAAACACTACCGTTCTCAGTGAAACCTGCGACAAACTGCAATTGCCCAGTATGCTGTTACAACCCCTGGTTGAAAATGCCATCAAGTTTGGCTTATACGATACTACCGATACCGTAACCATCAGCATTGCAGCCACGGTGGAAAACAATTATCTGGTGATCACTATTCAAAACCCGTTTGATCCGGAAACCTCATCGCCCAAACAGGGAACAGGTTTTGGATTAAGTTCGGTTCAACGAAGATTGTATTTATTATTTGCGCGGAATGATCTGCTGAATACCCGCCATACCGATAACCAGTTTACCACTGTTATAAAAATCCCGCAGCCTTCCTAA
- a CDS encoding DUF4288 domain-containing protein, with protein sequence MNWFLAKIVYRIVCGDGEHTAQFDEQLRLVQAADENEAFDKAKAIGEQEQEMFLNQQQKLVTWQFVNVCELYKISALIDGAELYSRIQETDNAGSYIELVNKKAAHIKAASTHKYLQLL encoded by the coding sequence ATGAACTGGTTCCTGGCAAAAATAGTATACCGGATTGTTTGCGGCGATGGTGAACACACCGCACAATTTGACGAACAGTTGCGACTGGTACAGGCCGCTGATGAAAACGAAGCCTTTGATAAAGCGAAAGCAATCGGTGAACAGGAACAGGAAATGTTCCTGAACCAACAACAAAAACTGGTAACCTGGCAGTTTGTGAATGTATGTGAGTTATATAAAATATCTGCGCTTATTGACGGGGCAGAATTATATTCACGGATACAGGAAACCGATAATGCCGGTTCGTATATTGAGCTGGTAAATAAAAAGGCCGCTCATATTAAAGCCGCCAGTACGCATAAGTATTTACAGTTATTATAA